The sequence GATCCTGTGCGTATTGCATCGCGACGTCCAGCGCCGACTGCGCGACGCCGATGGCGCGGGCGGCGGTCTGGATGCGAGCCGATTCAAACGTCTCCATGAGCTGCTTGAAGCCCTTGCCTTCCTCGCCGCCCAAGAGGTTTTCACCCTTCACGTGGAAATCGTCGAATCCCAGCTCGTATTCCTTCATGCCGCGATAGCCCAGAACCTCGATCTCGCCGCCGGTCATCCCCTCGGTTGGGAATGGGTGCTCGTCGGTGCCCGGCTCCTTCTCGGCCAGGAACATCGACAGGCCCTTGTAGTCGGTCGTGTTCGGATCGGTGCGCGCCAACAACGTCATGACATGGGTCCGCGAGGCGTGGGTGATCCAGGTCTTGTTGCCCGTCACCTTATAGTCGCCGGTCTCGTCCTTGACCGCGCGGGTGCGCAGGCTGCCCAGATCGGACCCGGTGTTGGGTTCGGTGAAGACGGCGGTCGGCAGCTTCTCGGCCGAGGCAAGCGCCGGAAGCCATTTCTGCTTTTGCTCCTCGGTGCCGCCGGCCAGGATCAGTTCGGCCGCGATTTCCGAGCGGGTGCCAAGGCTGCCGACGCCGATATAGCCACGCGACAGTTCCTCGGACACGACGCACATCGACGCCTTGGACAGGCCAAAGCCACCGTATTCCTCGGGAATGGTCAGGCCGAAGACACCCATCTCGGCCAGTTCCTCGATCACCTCCATCGGGATCAATTCGTCCTTCAGGTGCCATTCATGGGCATGGGGAAGGATGCGATCGACCGAGTAGCGGCGGAATTGCTCGCGGATCATTTCGAGTTCTTCGTCGAGGCCCGACGCGCCGACCGTGATCTCGGCTGCGCGCTCCTGCATCAACTCGACAAGGCGGGTGCGCGCGGCCTGCGTGTTGCCGCCCTGGGCCAGGGTCATGACCTCGGGGATCATGAGCGCGCGCTGGTCTTCCTGCGTCAGGCCGATGTCCTGCGGGCGCAGCATTTCGCCCTGGCTCATCGGGATGCCGCCATAAAGCTGCCAGAGGTATTCGCCGAACGCGATCTGCTGGATCAGCTGCTCGACCTCGCCGAACTTGCCCTCGCCCTGCAGTTTTTCGGCCCAGGCCTGCATCTGGCGCAGGGCCTCGACATAGGTGGCCAGCCAGGCCAACCCATGCGCGGCGGTCTGGTTCGCCTCGACCAGCCCGCCCGAAATGCGGCCATCTTTGGTGACCTCGGCGCGCAGGCGCTCCTTGGCGGTGTCCAGCATCACCTGGGCGGGCGCGATGGCGGCCTTCGTCAGCGACAACAGATCCGGCAGGATCACGTCGGTTTCGGGGATCGGCTGTCCGTCACGGGGCATCGTCGGTCTCCTTCAAAATGGCACATCTCGTGTGGTTATCGGCTGACTTAGGGCGTTTGCACCTGCAGCGCAACAAAAATGCCAGTTTTTGCCATGTTGCGCACGAAAGTGTCGCGGTGATTTTTGCGCTGCAGCGCGTCGCGAACGGGGATATGAGGTCACAAACAGGATCGTGCCATGCTTCAGGACAGTTTGTCACTCATGCCTTTATGGGCTTTCGTCGCCGCTGTCGGGGTCACCTTGTGCGCCGGCTTCGTCAAAGGCGCCATCGGCTTTGCCATGCCGTTGATCATGATCTCGGGCCTGTCACTTTTTCTTGACCCTCTGATCGCGATCGCTGGCATCATCCTGCCGATCGTCCTGTCGAACATCCTGCAGGTCGCGCGATTCGGCGGGGCCGAGGCGATGGCCACGATCCGCCAATACTGGCGCTATATCCTGATCGTCTGCGTGATGATCGTCATCGTCGCGCAATTCGTGACCGCGGTGCCAACGCAACTCTTCTATCTGATCCTCGGTGTGCCGGTGGTGGTCTTGTCGGTTATCCAGCTGATGGGGGTCACCTTTCACATTCCCCAGCACCGAAGGCGTCTGGCCGAATGGGGCATCGGGGCCTTGTCGGGGGCGTTGGGGGGCATGACCGGCACCTGGGGGCCGCCAACCGTGCTGTATCTGATCGCCTTGGAAACGCCCAAGGCCAAGCAGATGCTGGTGCAGGGCGTCGTTTATGGTCTGGGGTCCGTCAGCCTGTTGGCCGGGCATCTGCAATCGGGCGTGCTGAACCTGACCACCGCCCCGTTTTCGGCGGCCCTTCTGATCCCGGCGTTTCTGGGGATGCAGGTCGGGTTTCGCCTGTCGGACCGGCTGAACCCGGTCGTGTTTCGCCGCGCGACCCTGATCGTGCTGATTCTGGCCGGGGCCAACCTGGTGCGGCGCGGCCTGAT comes from Roseibacterium elongatum DSM 19469 and encodes:
- a CDS encoding acyl-CoA dehydrogenase family protein, giving the protein MPRDGQPIPETDVILPDLLSLTKAAIAPAQVMLDTAKERLRAEVTKDGRISGGLVEANQTAAHGLAWLATYVEALRQMQAWAEKLQGEGKFGEVEQLIQQIAFGEYLWQLYGGIPMSQGEMLRPQDIGLTQEDQRALMIPEVMTLAQGGNTQAARTRLVELMQERAAEITVGASGLDEELEMIREQFRRYSVDRILPHAHEWHLKDELIPMEVIEELAEMGVFGLTIPEEYGGFGLSKASMCVVSEELSRGYIGVGSLGTRSEIAAELILAGGTEEQKQKWLPALASAEKLPTAVFTEPNTGSDLGSLRTRAVKDETGDYKVTGNKTWITHASRTHVMTLLARTDPNTTDYKGLSMFLAEKEPGTDEHPFPTEGMTGGEIEVLGYRGMKEYELGFDDFHVKGENLLGGEEGKGFKQLMETFESARIQTAARAIGVAQSALDVAMQYAQDRKQFGKSLIAFPRVSGKLAMMAVEIMIARQLTYFSAWEKDEGRRCDVEAGMAKLLGARVAWACADNGLQIHGGNGFALEYTISRILCDARILNIFEGAAEIQAQVIARRLLG
- a CDS encoding sulfite exporter TauE/SafE family protein: MLQDSLSLMPLWAFVAAVGVTLCAGFVKGAIGFAMPLIMISGLSLFLDPLIAIAGIILPIVLSNILQVARFGGAEAMATIRQYWRYILIVCVMIVIVAQFVTAVPTQLFYLILGVPVVVLSVIQLMGVTFHIPQHRRRLAEWGIGALSGALGGMTGTWGPPTVLYLIALETPKAKQMLVQGVVYGLGSVSLLAGHLQSGVLNLTTAPFSAALLIPAFLGMQVGFRLSDRLNPVVFRRATLIVLILAGANLVRRGLMG